Part of the Streptomyces sp. HSG2 genome, TGCTGTTCACTCTAGACCCGGGTCGGTCCTCTGCTCGCCCCTCGGGGTGCCGGGCCGGGCCTCCGGCGCCTCTCCCGGTCCCGGGTGGGTTCCGGTGCGTCGGCCCCGACCGCCCGCCGCACCCCCGCTCGCCCCCGCGTCGACCGTCGGCGCGGGGGTCGATCGTCCGAAGCGGGCCCAGGCGTAGAGGAATCCCAGGGTGAAGCCCACCACGTGGGCGAGGTAGGCCACTCCCGGCCCCTCGCCCGTGCGTCCGAGCGCCAGCCACTGCAGCGCCGCCCAGAAGGGCAGGACCACCCACGCGGGGAAGCGCAGGGGCAGGAAGAACAGGAACGGCAGGAGACTGGTCACCCGGGCTCTCGGGAAGAGGTACAGGAAGGCGCCGAGGACGGCGGAGATCGCCCCGGACGCCCCGACCAGAGCCTGTCGTGAGTCGTGGTGGGCCACCGCGTAGCCGACCAGCGCGAGGTAGCCGCAGCCGGCGGCGAAGAGCAGGAACTGCCCGCGACCCATCCGCTCCTCGGTCATCGTCCCGAAGACGCGCAGGAACAGCATGTTTCCGAGCAGGTGAACCCAGCTCGCGTGCGCGAAGAGCGCGGTGACCGGCGTGAGCAGCGCACGCGGCGCGTGCGAGAAGAGATCGGCGGGGACCACGCCCCACCGGCGGAACCAGGCGTTCCGGGCGGCCTCCAGTTCGTCCCCCGTCCCCCACAGAGGGTTGAGTCCGGCCGCCGGGCCGACCAGGAAGACCAGGCAGCACGCGGCGATCAGTCCGTACGTCACCACGGCCGCGGCCGGTTCGTCGGAAGGGCGCGGCGAGGCCGCCCCGGCCCGTCGGACCCGGGACGAGCGCCATTCACGGATCATGGGTACAGATCATGACCGACCCCCGTGCCCGGGATCGGGTGCCTCGCCGCCGGACCGGAGGGCGTCGACCGTCCGACAGGGCCTAGGGTGGCGAGCCACGCGCGCCGGGACGTCCGGGGCGTCGCCGACCCGGGAAGAAGGCGGAAAGCCACGATGACAGTTCCCCTGCCGACCGCCACGACGCGCTGGCGCTGCACGTTGTGCGGCAACCTCACGCGGTTCGACGTCACCCGGTCCTCACGGGTCGTGGAGTACGTCCATCTGGACCTCGCCGGCGAGCCGAAGGTCGAGGAGCGCCGGGTGGTGAGTGAGACC contains:
- a CDS encoding rhomboid family intramembrane serine protease, with protein sequence MIREWRSSRVRRAGAASPRPSDEPAAAVVTYGLIAACCLVFLVGPAAGLNPLWGTGDELEAARNAWFRRWGVVPADLFSHAPRALLTPVTALFAHASWVHLLGNMLFLRVFGTMTEERMGRGQFLLFAAGCGYLALVGYAVAHHDSRQALVGASGAISAVLGAFLYLFPRARVTSLLPFLFFLPLRFPAWVVLPFWAALQWLALGRTGEGPGVAYLAHVVGFTLGFLYAWARFGRSTPAPTVDAGASGGAAGGRGRRTGTHPGPGEAPEARPGTPRGEQRTDPGLE